One genomic segment of Triplophysa rosa linkage group LG22, Trosa_1v2, whole genome shotgun sequence includes these proteins:
- the si:dkey-250d21.1 gene encoding uncharacterized protein si:dkey-250d21.1, translating to MSKMPDSCAAASCKQSTDQSNVFFFFRFPLDANRCKQWVSNCSRPDLKSKTPEYLHKNYKLCSKHFETSMICQQSTAKPVLKDDAVPTIFDQPTNKDKAENSRKRTREKAAEEPVVAKKTKGTAGNSQPSVITAEDTVENVPVENIPVENSATHNLLAPDESEKEDPAISKVKETLKDYFKETLAFTGFSIGSNAIPNSAKPLGSDPAGPLSVNTICAEKIDPKEVLTLGEDVMHKEICNSLHLARFFSILLQDKIQIEGKDQIPFFIRFVTAAGFPHKHLVGFLPCDIDSDSLFNMLISEISNKWGLRMEHCRGFTYLTTGSVCQKLKELSCRMLRDFPQVVLAPSEPYAFNMWLIRTMPVLSIQDVIDTVEEVAAVIRQSETLARKLDIKITSLYGHIKGEVDRVKDACQNHWEYATDAFQTMLDILEPFLNSIGEMCTSSLSNVDADTVEVLLKLKDKMKNFNFIVTLVVLKNTLCCVSILNPSLRGIISISSTLQYTISNALKLLTKHLQEIAIFHRKWFSDALGRAKKLGVPVSMPAELVTNGEGAEKPQISLEDYYRETLSKKVLQYLADEVKRVLGTEMVRILRWLSLVPSYMADHNFSIRKDKVADANLNNLARPDSFYDELGCWEVKWRHASKRRILPTNVFATLKIPDIGFYPNVQSLLRVLGTIPCVTAEADVYGQYEMVLNRYHSYMKEVPVEKRLCNMALVYVNQDVHFNIEEMVEAYIEKYPDILQLLQEVDAMEVEPSVPETIANDASKDDTEEPREMTLSMETERPKLPECAETDKEALKSALQATVTAAYGRQSKHTQGDQEMEYVTKSEMNEVLKVCEDVVRDRIITEVGHSFFSLFIDRVVRLGEIEYLPMFLRFVDSFDIMRLELLGFVEVSHDTDTMSERLFDAVTKEWRLNLSNCRGQAYLGSGEVSYKLKAFACKIQEKQPLAICTHCSCYSFNTWWSRSVPVAAVIRAIDTLEEIVSFFQSLPFLEKQLDQVLAIGLRESYEKIHELQGKFCSSWLEKQDSYEVFAQILEPLAMCLENIDDCKPQGWSLAISSRAKRLLQLIRDFDFIVAIVALKNASSFTRELSAALQKDHFSAASQLCQISGILATLHRVKTNIKVFHQNWFDEACVFAQNLGVQVKMPDNVVIPRDSLLKPGVYYKDAMSVPLVDYLINMVKDYFSDDHKEALNFLSLVPCSVTMSYVFETLKLKPPLYIGDLPDPDNFFTELSCWKVKWNTKVVSETIPETIFQTLRLPLMQYFTNINTLLKILCVLPSTALEYCGEVKRHKMYQDFLSNTSPKDRSPCLAMLQVGTDFKRDLDKMVAQCLKVTPKTLEGICLDKESRTLGRTVEIKTEEDHHMDVVEVTETLQGTDPSIPVMNSETTNREADTPTQAESTDAQHQSEDIVEVVIVDQQIKIEEETNADKNGHSDEPVDNIKNCEKVFKQAAVLARRNCSLVDLSKEEQDSVLRDLASCHWIQQEGMLFLEGEMLQCIVKAIREQILSEVQDSPFFSIITDRPISVGETKFLPVFVRYVNDCIPKVELVGFLPFEESSDVNLQAKALSSTLEAEWGLQMGYCRGQSIMRIGTGGQSLRKMALGLLENYPLAVNTPSESCGLAYWLALSLQNASITKVLEIAEDLLQFFDQSPKLENELAKTMDGLLNTPQEALGEIPETCLSRWKKREDFFDILVDMLEGALNCLDSVSTNNNGSWSSNMLLHSQTLSTAIRQVDFVIPLVILKNACAPLRNCSTVFRCGNPADIVCELEKIMPIIDSLSKMLENVSGVHSTWFEEAVELAVKVTGLLSYPESVNSFESPEAFYMEIVSLPVLNGLIEEMKFNFSENHLKALKVLSLLPTCNPLPILPESTDKLHTIYLSDLPEPETAEEDINTWATAWREKYQDVSPPTSISETLLHSEAKKLPNVATLLKLVAVLPSISMECDLMKTTLNSLRTLLRDGIFNRGSKTDAVMLLMHRQTLQSLEEIIEKCMENDLESHQFLAQAKARVNHLRMESEVIAMAPKEISVDVNGSGYSHDAKDVGIDVNTAPTEEVQMEKNGSTETLEAEEQSTRTPDPQTSSTVDTSDKPATMIQVIPASSPLPVSTPEQPTQSVQDASMQSTSVVQTDQLIDSTQHQDTNGLDQCEAGLSVQTAAYQLLAIGQDGAEQSEQQMSDQLLSVDQSETMEVDHSETDQFVAADESGTDQPASLQIVPDQMMAADHTETDLSVEPCHTVKGLAEEDGTGQLVSEDPNEYIRPMAVDQSVNEELVSENQRETEVMEVDKSDTDQSVAANQNEAYQSETGEHTVSHTVETVQSIVELQDESGTAQLVSLAHIESGQLVDIDGSGKDENTTHVAHQSGTDEIIAVGQVEIDHSVAESQASQTETGLANETQMGQLVSEDTIVSEQLIVVDYVIDPSVTADQSVADQLVAVEQVETDHSVVDGQRETVLTETGLADEVRTGHLISEDQNASDQLMVVDSGIDQSVTDNQSVTDNVVAHVRAETDLSVVEGQNETSQTEAGLANEVETGEDVSEEQNGSDQLMIVDAEIDRTVTADQSVTDQLVDVGQVEMDHSVVEGQSEAGQTEAVLANEVETGQLVSEDQLMVVDSCIDRTVTADQSVADQLVEVDQVETDRSVVEGQSEAGQTEEGLANEVETGQLVSEDQLMVVDSGIDLTVTADQSVADQLVEVDQVETDRSVVEGQSEAGQTEAGLANEVETGQLVSEDQLMVVDSGIDLTVTADQSVADQLVEEVDQVETDRSVVEGQSEAGQTEAGLANEVETSQLESDDQLMVVDSRNDQSIGTNHGGSVHSIMGDQSVPDQFVVVSQVETDQSITDGQNDTGGTETELASEDRSGQLVGDQLMVADSGNDQSEDHGETGQSVMDQTDQFVAQVAAQPVVEGQSGDDHSVTGVVDVNRASQIVSAVQSGTDQLMANEVQSVVETRDGIIPGVPDQFVPFGQSETDQIVPGNSESGTDHSQTVDKVGPDQLEVAVDCGTDQLDSAPPDGSDHQTAELHAHPDQPSAIILNHSMSVSPEDITDHPTAAQSEETDKSTAKAQDSTDKDTGPEQKVLTLYDTSAREELLKELCDIKYFTIVAEEELEIDGQPYIPVGIHYLDKQDVQCENILAFIPLATDIALFVDTLTTALSQKWGLNMAFCRGQVLARPGASVSQMRRASSLLSQRLPHALSFLSPLTPKSLLASLSSLREVKHSFKCFEQLLSWFSEDDQRQVRLHDAVVHLFQTDESKASELKTKLGCSQWAMSHEILDLTVDILEAVFYCLNEMKGNDSEANAAQAQSFLSVIQNFDFILTVVIMRNILSLTKNLNQSLQGNSCDVYQAVSSLSDVLSPLSEMESCIESHHQTWFQEAVALASKLQVIVQHPSLQPPLNVHYREDISREAIEYCIAEAEGLSQDVLSALHCLQVVPYVMSKVEGCCKDIELVRVFLDDLPDPNSLQDELQRWKDRWQVSIVAHQHLPDTVLGTLQTSDIQSFPNILTILRLLAALPWSSVQSSFRQGYMSSELYPL from the exons ATGTCCAAAATGCCCGACTCCTGTGCTGCAGCAAGCTGCAAGCAGAGTACGGACCAGTCCAACGTTTTCTTCTTCTTCAGGTTCCCGCTGGATGCGAATCG ATGTAAACAATGGGTCAGCAACTGCAGCAGACCAGACCTGAAGAGTAAAACACCGGAATATTTACACAAGAACTACAAGTTATGCTCAAAACATTTTGAGACATCTATGATATGTCAGCAA agcaCTGCTAAGCCTGTCCTCAAGGATGATGCAGTTCCTACTATATTTGACCAACCAACCAACAAGGACAAAGCAGAAAATAGCAGAAAAAGAACAAGAGAGAAA GCAGCAGAGGAGCCAGTTGTCGCAAAGAAAACTAAAG GTACTGCTGGTAACTCGCAACCCTCTGTAATAACAGCAGAGGATACAGTTGAGAACGTCCCAGTTGAGAACATCCCAGTTGAGAACAGCGCGACACACAATCTTCTTGCACCTGATGAATCCGAGAAAGAGGATCCTGCTATTTCCAAAGTCAAGGAGACTTTGAAAGACTATTTCAAAGAGACGTTAGCCTTCACTGGTTTCAGCATTGGCAGCAATGCAATTCCCAACTCTGCCAAACCACTGGGGAGCGACCCAGCTGGCCCGCTCTCTGTCAATACCATATGTGCAGAGAAGATTGACCCGAAAGAAGTGCTCACCTTAGGAGAGGATGTTATGCATAAGGAGATTTGCAACAGTTTGCACCTCGCACGCTTTTTCTCCATACTTCTCcaagacaaaatacaaatcGAAGGCAAGGACCAGATCCCTTTCTTTATCCGTTTTGTCACAGCTGCAGGCTTCCCACACAAACACCTTGTGGGATTTCTTCCCTGTGATATCGATTCTGACAGTCTGTTTAATATGCTGATATCTGAGATCAGCAACAAGTGGGGTCTGCGGATGGAGCACTGTCGTGGATTCACCTACCTGACGACAGGGAGCGTATGTCAGAAGTTAAAAGAGCTCTCCTGCAGAATGTTGAGGGATTTTCCGCAAGTAGTGTTAGCCCCCAGTGAGCCCTATGCCTTTAACATGTGGTTGATTCGCACTATGCCCGTCCTTTCGATTCAAGATGTTATTGATACCGTAGAAGAGGTTGCCGCTGTTATTAGACAGTCCGAAACTCTGGCGAGGAAACTTGACATCAAAATCACTTCTTTGTACGGCCACATCAAGGGTGAGGTGGACAGGGTCAAGGATGCTTGCCAGAACCATTGGGAATATGCCACTGATGCTTTTCAGACAATGCTTGATATCTTAGAGCCATTTTTGAACAGCATTGGAGAGATGTGCACCAGTTCCCTATCAAATGTGGATGCAGACACTGTCGAAGTGCTTCTGAAGCTGAAAGATAAGATGaagaattttaatttcattgttACGCTTGTGGTCCTGAAGAACACGCTGTGTTGTGTAAGCATCCTGAACCCCAGTCTCAGGGGAATAATCAGCATCAGCAGCACCTTACAGTACACCATCTCCAACGCCTTAAAGCTTCTCACCAAACATTTACAGGAGATTGCGATTTTTCATAGAAAGTGGTTCTCAGATGCATTGGGCAGGGCCAAGAAGTTGGGTGTGCCAGTCAGTATGCCCGCGGAATTGGTGACCAACGGGGAAGGTGCAGAGAAACCCCAGATCTCTTTAGAGGATTACTATAGGGAAACACTGAGCAAGAAAGTCTTGCAATACCTTGCTGACGAAGTCAAAAGAGTCTTAGGCACTGAAATGGTGAGAATCCTCAGATGGTTGTCATTGGTGCCATCATACATGGCTGACCACAATTTTAGCATCCGCAAAGACAAAGTCGCTGATGCCAACCTGAATAACTTGGCTCGTCCTGACTCCTTCTATGATGAGCTGGGCTGTTGGGAAGTGAAGTGGAGACATGCTAGCAAGCGAAGGATCCTTCCAACCAATGTGTTTGCCACCCTCAAGATTCCAGATATAGGCTTTTACCCAAACGTGCAGAGCCTTCTCAGAGTGCTGGGTACCATCCCTTGTGTCACTGCAGAAGCAGACGTGTACGGACAGTATGAAATGGTGTTGAACAGGTATCACTCCTACATGAAAGAAGTTCCTGTAGAGAAGAGACTCTGTAATATGGCCCTTGTTTATGTCAACCAAGATGTACACTTCAACATTGAGGAAATGGTGGAAGCGTACATTGAGAAATATCCAGACATCCTGCAGCTTTTGCAAGAG GTTGATGCGATGGAAGTCGAGCCATCAG TACCAGAAACCATTGCAAATGATGCCTCTAAGGACGACACAGAAGAACCAAGAGAGATGACTTTAAGTATGGAAACTGAGAGACCGAAACTACCAGAATGTGCAGAAACGGATAAAGAAGCATTAAAATCTGCTCTACAGGCAACGGTCACTGCAGCATATGGCAgacaaagcaaacacacacagggtGATCAAGAAATGGAGTATGTGACCAAATCTGAAATGAACGAAGTCCTGAAAGTGTGCGAAGATGTTGTCAGAGATCGAATTATTACAGAGGTCGGACATTCGTTCTTCTCCCTGTTCATTGACCGAGTTGTCAGACTTGGAGAAATTGAATACTTACCCATGTTTCTCAGATTTGTCGACAGTTTTGATATCATGCGTCTTGAGCTTTTAGGGTTTGTAGAAGTCAGTCATGACACTGACACCATGTCCGAACGACTGTTTGATGCCGTCACAAAAGAGTGGCGTCTGAATTTGAGCAACTGCAGAGGTCAAGCTTACCTTGGCTCCGGCGAGGTGTCCTACAAGCTCAAAGCCTTCGCTTGTAAAATACAGGAGAAGCAGCCTCTTGCTATATGCACACACTGCTCGTGTTACTCTTTCAATACCTGGTGGTCAAGGTCGGTCCCTGTAGCTGCGGTCATCAGAGCCATAGACACATTAGAAGAAATAGTGTCATTTTTCCAAAGCCTGCCTTTCCTGGAGAAACAACTGGATCAAGTCTTAGCCATAGGCTTGAGAGAGAGCTATGAGAAAATCCACGAGCTTCAAGGAAAGTTCTGCTCTTCTTGGCTCGAGAAGCAAGACTCTTATGAAGTCTTTGCTCAGATTCTAGAGCCCTTGGCAATGTGTCTAGAAAATATCGATGACTGCAAACCGCAGGGATGGAGCTTAGCGATTTCCAGCCGAGCCAAAAGACTGCTTCAGTTGATTCGGGACTTTGACTTCATTGTGGCAATTGTTGCGTTAAAGAATGCCTCATCGTTCACCAGAGAACTCAGCGCAGCACTGCAGAAAGACCATTTTAGTGCTGCCTCACAGCTCTGCCAGATTAGTGGGATTTTGGCCACGCTCCACCGGGTGAAGACCAATATCAAGGTTTTCCATCAGAACTGGTTTGATGAGGCTTGTGTCTTTGCTCAGAATCTGGGTGTCCAGGTGAAAATGCCTGATAATGTGGTTATTCCACGGGACAGTCTCTTAAAACCAGGTGTGTACTACAAAGACGCAATGAGTGTCCCCTTGGTCGATTACCTTATAAACATGGTAAAGGATTATTTCTCTGATGACCACAAGGAGGCCCTCAACTTCTTGTCTCTGGTGCCGTGCTCCGTTACAATGAGCTATGTCTTTGAAACACTAAAGTTAAAACCTCCGTTGTACATCGGTGACCTTCCAGACCCTGACAACTTCTTCACAGAGCTCAGCTGCTGGAAAGTTAAGTGGAATACAAAAGTGGTTAGTGAAACCATACCAGAAACCATTTTCCAGACTCTGCGACTGCCGCTCATGCAGTACTTTACAAACATCAATACGTTGCTGAAAATTCTGTGCGTGTTGCCAAGCACAGCTCTGGAATATTGCGGTGAGGTGAAGCGGCATAAAATGTATCAAGACTTCCTGAGCAATACCTCTCCAAAGGACAGATCGCCCTGTTTAGCCATGCTTCAGGTGGGAACTGACTTTAAAAGAGACCTTGACAAAATGGTTGCTCAGTGCCTAAAAGTCACACCTAAGACCCTGGAGGGTATATGCTTG GACAAAGAATCCAGAACTTTGGGAAGGACTGTTGAGATAAAAACAGAGG AAGACCACCATATGGATGTAGTTGAGGTCACGGAAACTCTACAG GGAACAGACCCCAGCATACCAGTGATGAATTCTGAGACAACAAACAGAG AAGCAGATACCCCCACACAAGCAGAGAGTACAGATGCTCAACATCAGTCTGAAGATATTGTTGAAGTGGTAATTGTGGACCAACAGATAAAGATCGAAGAAGAGACCAATGCGGATAAGAATGGCCATTCTGATGAACCAGTGGACAACATAAAGAACTGTGAAAAGGTGTTTAAACAGGCAGCTGTGCTTGCAAGGAGAAACTGCTCATTGGTTGACCTCAGTAAAGAGGAGCAAGATTCGGTGCTTCGGGACCTTGCTTCATGTCATTGGATACAGCAGGAAGGGATGTTGTTTTTAGAGGGAGAAATGCTGCAATGCATTGTAAAGGCCATAAGAGAACAAATCCTCAGTGAAGTTCAGGACTCTCCGTTCTTTTCCATCATCACTGATAGACCTATCTCAGTGGGTGAAACAAAGTTCCTTCCCGTTTTTGTTAGGTATGTCAATGACTGCATTCCTAAAGTGGAGCTGGTAGGGTTTCTGCCATTTGAGGAAAGTTCTGATGTAAATTTGCAAGCTAAGGCCCTTTCATCCACTCTAGAGGCTGAGTGGGGACTTCAGATGGGCTACTGCCGTGGCCAGTCCATTATGCGCATTGGCACAGGAGGCCAGAGTCTCAGGAAGATGGCTTTGGGTCTTTTGGAGAACTATCCATTAGCTGTGAACACACCCAGTGAGTCTTGTGGTCTTGCCTATTGGCTGGCGTTAAGCTTACAAAATGCCTCCATTACTAAGGTTCTAGAGATAGCTGAGGATCTGTTACAGTTTTTCGACCAGTCACCTAAGTTAGAGAATGAGCTTGCTAAGACGATGGATGGACTTCTAAACACCCCACAGGAAGCCCTTGGAGAGATCCCAGAGACCTGCTTGTCCAGATGGAAAAAGAGAGAAGATTTCTTTGATATCCTCGTGGACATGCTCGAGGGAGCCCTCAACTGCTTGGATTCTGTGAGCACCAACAACAATGGGTCATGGAGTAGTAACATGTTGCTGCATTCTCAGACTCTGTCCACAGCTATCAGGCAGGTTGATTTTGTCATCCCTCTTGTGATTTTGAAGAACGCCTGTGCTCCATTGAGGAACTGTAGCACGGTTTTTCGCTGTGGAAACCCTGCTGACATCGTCTGTGAGCTTGAGAAGATTATGCCAATAATAGATTCTCTAAGCAAGATGTTGGAAAATGTGAGTGGAGTGCATTCTACCTGGTTTGAGGAGGCAGTGGAACTTGCTGTTAAGGTCACCGGATTGCTGTCATATCCAGAATCCGTCAATAGCTTTGAGTCACCAGAGGCATTCTACATGGAAATCGTTAGCTTACCAGTTCTAAATGGGTTGATTGAAGAAATGAAGTTCAACTTCTCTGAAAATCACCTGAAAGCCCTTAAAGTGTTATCTCTGCTGCCAACCTGTAACCCTCTTCCCATCCTTCCTGAATCCACTGATAAACTGCACACTATCTACCTGAGTGACCTCCCTGAACCAGAAACAGCTGAGGAAGACATCAACACCTGGGCCACAGCGTGGAGGGAGAAGTACCAAGATGTTTCTCCTCCTACCTCCATCTCTGAGACGTTGCTCCACAGTGAAGCCAAAAAACTTCCAAATGTTGCTACGCTTCTTAAACTCGTGGCTGTGTTGCCTAGCATTAGCATGGAGTGTGATCTAATGAAAACAACTCTAAATTCCTTGAGAACTTTACTCAGAGATGGTATCTTTAACAGGGGTAGTAAGACTGACGCAGTCATGCTTCTGATGCATCGTCAGACGCTTCAAAGTTTGGAAGAGATAATAGAGAAATGTATGGAGAATGATCTAGAGAGTCATCAATTTCTTGCTCAG gCAAAAGCAAGAGTAAATCATTTGAGAATGGAAAGTG AAGTAATTGCCATGGCTCCAAAGGAGATTTCTGTGGATGTGAATGGTTCTGGTTATTCTCATGATGCAAAAGATGTTGGAATTG ACGTCAATACTGCTCCTACAGAGGAAGTTCAAATGGAAAAGAATGGGTCTACTGAGACACTTGAGGCTGAAGAACAATCCACAAGGACACCTGACCCACAGACATCATCAACTGTTGACACCTCTGACAAACCCGCAACAATGATTCAGGTCATCCCTGCTAGCAGCCCTCTGCCAGTCAGCACACCTGAACAACCAACACAATCTGTCCAAGATGCCTCCATGCAATCCACATCAGTAGTCCAAACTGATCAACTCATTGACTCAACTCAGCATCAAGATACAAATGGTCTTGATCAATGTGAAGCTGGCTTGTCAGTTCAGACTGCAGCTTATCAGTTGTTGGCTATAGGGCAAGATGGAGCTGAGCAATCAGAACAGCAAATGAGTGACCAGTTATTATCAGTCGATCAAAGTGAAACCATGGAAGTTGATCACAGTGAAACTGATCAGTTTGTAGCAGCAGATGAAAGTGGAACAGACCAACCAGCAAGCTTGCAAATTGTTCCTGATCAGATGATGGCAGCCGATCACACTGAAACTGATCTGTCTGTAGAACCTTGTCACACAGTAAAAGGGTTAGCAGAAGAAGATGGAACTGGTCAGTTGGTTTCAGAGGATCCAAATGAATATATTCGACCCATGGCAGTTGATCAAAGTGTAAATGAAGAGTTAGTGTCAGAGAATCAAAGAGAAACGGAAGTCATGGAAGTCGATAAGAGTGACACTGATCAGTCTGTAGCTGCAAATCAAAATGAAGCCTATCAGTCAGAAACAGGTGAACACACAGTATCACACACTGTGGAAACTGTTCAATCTATAGTAGAACTTCAAGATGAAAGTGGAACTGCTCAGTTAGTATCATTGGCTCATATTGAATCTGGTCAACTTGTAGATATTGATGGCTCTGGAAAGGATGAGAATACAACACATGTAGCACATCAGAGTGGTACTGATGAGATCATTGCAGTTGGTCAAGTTGAAATTGATCATTCTGTTGCAGAAAGTCAGGCTAGTCAGACAGAAACAGGTTTAGCAAATGAAACTCAAATGGGTCAGTTAGTATCAGAGGATACAATTGTGTCTGAACAGCTTATTGTTGTTGACTATGTAATTGATCCATCCGTTACAGCAGATCAAAGTGTTGCTGATCAGTTAGTAGCAGTTGAACAAGTTGAAACTGATCATTCTGTAGTTGATGGTCAACGTGAAACTGTTCTGACGGAAACAGGGTTAGCAGATGAAGTTAGAACTGGTCACTTAATATCAGAGGATCAAAACGCATCTGATCAACTCATGGTAGTTGACTCTGGAATTGATCAGTCTGTGACAGACAATCAAAGTGTAACTGATAACGTAGTGGCACATGTTAGAGCTGAAACAGATCTTTCTGTAGTTGAGGGTCAAAATGAGACCAGTCAGACAGAAGCAGGGTTAGCCAACGAAGTTGAAACTGGTGAGGATGTATCAGAGGAGCAAAATGGATCTGATCAGCTCATGATAGTTGACGCTGAGATTGATCGGACTGTAACAGCAGATCAAAGTGTAACTGATCAGTTAGTGGATGTTGGTCAAGTTGAAATGGATCATTCTGTAGTTGAGGGTCAAAGTGAGGCTGGTCAGACAGAAGCAGTGTTAGCAAATGAAGTTGAAACTGGTCAGTTGGTATCAGAGGATCAGCTCATGGTAGTTGACTCTTGTATTGATCGGACTGTAACAGCAGATCAAAGTGTAGCTGATCAGTTAGTGGAAGTTGATCAAGTTGAAACTGATCGTTCTGTAGTCGAGGGTCAAAGTGAGGCTGGTCAGACAGAAGAAGGGTTAGCAAATGAAGTTGAAACTGGTCAGTTGGTATCAGAGGATCAGCTCATGGTAGTTGACTCTGGTATTGATCTGACTGTAACAGCAGATCAAAGTGTAGCTGATCAGTTAGTGGAAGTTGATCAAGTTGAAACTGATCGTTCTGTAGTCGAGGGTCAAAGTGAGGCTGGTCAGACAGAAGCAGGGTTAGCAAATGAAGTTGAAACTGGTCAGTTGGTATCAGAGGATCAGCTCATGGTAGTTGACTCTGGTATTGATCTGACTGTAACAGCAGATCAAAGTGTAGCTGATCAGTTAGTGGAAGAAGTTGATCAAGTTGAAACTGATCGTTCTGTAGTCGAGGGTCAAAGTGAGGCTGGTCAGACAGAAGCAGGGTTAGCAAATGAAGTTGAAACAAGTCAATTGGAATCAGATGATCAACTCATGGTAGTTGACTCTAGAAATGATCAGTCTATTGGAACAAATCATGGCGGAAGTGTTCATTCAATAATGGGAGATCAAAGTGTACCTGATCAATTTGTGGTAGTGAGTCAAGTTGAGACTGACCAGTCTATAACAGATGGCCAGAATGATACTGGTGGGACTGAAACTGAATTGGCGAGTGAAGATAGAAGTGGTCAGTTAGTAGGGGATCAGCTTATGGTAGCTGACTCTGGAAATGATCAATCTGAAGATCATGGTGAAACAGGTCAATCGGTAATGGATCAAACTGATCAGTTTGTGGCACAAGTTGCAGCTCAACCTGTAGTTGAAGGTCAAAGTGGAGATGATCATTCAGTAACAGGTGTAGTAGATGTAAACAGAGCTAGTCAGATTGTATCAGCGGTTCAAAGTGGAACCGATCAGCTCATGGCAAATGAAGTACAGTCTGTGGTAGAGACTCGGGATGGAATTATTCCAGGCGTGCCTGATCAATTCGTGCCATTTGGTCAAAGTGAAACTGATCAGATAGTACCAGGGAATTCAGAAAGTGGAACCGATCATTCACAAACAGTAGATAAGGTTGGCCCTGACCAGCTTGAAGTTGCTGTAGATTGTGGCACAGACCAGCTGGATTCAGCACCCCCAGATGGATCAGACCATCAAACCGCAGAGCTACATGCTCACCCTGATCAGCCTTCTGCAATAATTCTTAACCATTCCATGTCTGTTTCACCTGAGGACATTACTGATCATCCCACAGCAGCACAATCTGAAGAAACGGACAAATCCACAGCAAAGGCTCAGGACAGCACAGACAAAGACACTGGACCTGAACAAAAAGTTCTTACCCTCTATGACACTTCTGCTCGGGAGGAGCTGCTCAAAGAACTTTGTGACATAAAGTACTTTACCATTGTGGCTGAAGAAGAGTTGGAAATTGATGGACAACCTTACATCCCTGTTGGAATACACTACCTTGACAAACAAGATGTTCAATGTGAGAATATATTAGCCTTCATCCCCCTCGCCACAGACATCGCTTTATTTGTGGATACTCTGACGACTGCCCTCTCACAGAAGTGGGGTTTAAACATGGCATTCTGTAGAGGTCAGGTCTTGGCAAGACCAGGGGCCTCCGTCTCTCAAATGAGACGAGCTTCATCTTTGCTTTCCCAGAGACTTCCTCATGCTTTGAGTTTCTTGAGCCCATTAACTCCCAAGTCTTTGCTAGCCAGTTTGTCCTCTCTAAGAGAGGTCAAGCACAGTTTTAAATGCTTTGAGCAGCTGTTAAGTTGGTTCTCTGAGGATGATCAGCGACAAGTAAGGCTACACGATGCTGTTGTACATTTATTCCAGACGGACGAAAGTAAAGCTAGTGAGCTGAAAACCAAGCTTGGCTGCAGTCAATGGGCCATGAGCCATGAGATTCTGGATCTTACTGTGGACATTCTAGAGGCCgtattttattgtttgaatgaGATGAAAGGAAATGACAGTGAGGCCAACGCAGCACAGGCTCAGAGCTTCCTTTCTGTCATCCAGAACTTTGATTTCATACTGACAGTTGTGATTATGAGAAACATCCTGAGCCTCACCAAAAACCTAAACCAGAGTCTTCAGGGAAATTCCTGTGATGTGTATCAAGCTGTAAGCAGCCTGTCTGATGTTCTGTCACCTCTCAGTGAAATGGAAAGCTGTATTGAATCGCACCATCAAACCTGGTTTCAAGAGGCAGTTGCATTAGCTTCTAAGCTCCAGGTCATAGTACAGCATCCTTCACTACAACCTCCCTTAAATGTGCACTACAGAGAAGACATCAGTAGAGAGGCCATTGAGTACTGCATTGCAGAAGCAGAAGGGCTCTCCCAGGATGTTTTGTCTGCTCTTCACTGCTTGCAGGTTGTGCCTTATGTCATGTCCAAAGTGGAGGGATGCTGCAAGGACATTGAGTTGGTCAGAGTGTTTCTGGATGACCTTCCTGACCCAAACTCCCTCCAGGATGAGCTCCAGAGGTGGAAGGATAGGTGGCAGGTCTCCATCGTGGCTCACCAGCACCTTCCTGATACTGTTCTTGGCACTCTCCAAACCTCTGACATCCAGTCTTTTCCCAACATTTTAACTATTCTTAGGCTCCTGGCAGCCCTGCCCTGGTCCAGCGTGCAGAGTAGCTTTAGACAGGGGTACATGAGTTCTGAGTTATATCCTTTGTAG